Genomic window (Luteitalea sp.):
GATTGAACAGGTTGTACACTTCCCAGCGCAGCTGCAACGCACGGCGGTCGCCAAATGGGATGTTCTTGAAGAGCGTCAGGTCCCAGTTGTGCCAGCCGGGATTGCGGATGATGTCGCGGCGCTGGTTGCCGTGCTCGCTGCGCGGCGGCACCTCTCCTTTTTCCGGACGACGAAAGACGGACGTGTCGAACCAGCTTTCGAGGCTGCGCTCGCCGCTCGACAACCGAGGATCACCCGTGACGCCGATACGGGTCCCATCGCCGCCGCCCGCAATGTCGGCCTCATCGGTTGTCGAGAACCCCACGCCGGTCGGCGTCCCGCTCGCGAACGCCGTGATCCCCGAGAGCTGCCAGTTGTCGAGCAGCGCGGCGACGAGAACGTTGTTCCACAGACGGCTCGCGCGCGGTAGATCCCAAGTGTAGTTGATGACGGCCACGTGGGTCTGGTCGTATCCGGAGAGACTATACGACCAGTCCCTTGCGTCCTGATACAAGGGCAGCCCCGCGCCATCGCCCGATCCCATATCGCGCGACCGCGACAGTGTGTATGCTACGCCAAACTGGAATCCCTGCGTGAATCGGCGGTTCACCTGCACCTGCAAGGCATCGTAGTTCGACTCGCCGGAGTTCTCGTAGAAGGTGATGCCGGCGTAGCCAGGAAACGGCCGGTAGAAATTGTCAGAGAGCGGTGTACCCGTGGTGACATCCTGGTTCGCCGACAGAAAACGCGCGCCGTAGGGCACGTTGTTGATGCTGCGCGACTGGGGCAAGCGCTCCCCGCGGCTGCCGACGTACGCAGCATCGACGACCGTGTTCCAACCGATGTCGCGCTGCACGCCAAGGGTGAAGCTGTACAGGACGGGCGTCCGTATGTCCCGTTCGAAACCCTGGACGCCACTCGGAAAGAGGACGCCGCCCGACTGGAACTCGAGCAGGTCGTCGAACGTGCTGTTCGGGATCGACGGCGTAAACTGGATGGGCGGATTGCGAGAGGCGGCCCAGACGCGGTTGCCCGTGTTCCGCATGTTGTGGAAGATGCCGAAGCCACCGCGAACCGCCGTCTGGCCGTCACCGTTCACATCCCACGAAAAGCCGACGCGCGGTTCTGCGAGCACGCTGGGCTGGTCCATGAAGCTGTCCGGATAGCTGGGGTCGTCGCTCGTGACCATCCCGTTCACCGGATCACCACTGCCAGGCACCAGCCCGCCAATCAAGCCCACTGGAACGAACTCACCCGTCACCGGGTTGCGTCCGACACGCCGGCCGTCGAGCAGAGCCGGCTCGAACAGCGGCGGCGCGGCGTCCGGATCGTACCGCTCGAGCGCAAAGGCTGCCCCAAGACCAGCGCGTGCGACATAGTGCGTGTAGTAGGCAAAGCGTACCCCGTAGTCGAGCGTCACACGTGGAAGGCGCCAGGTGTCCTGTGCGAACCACTCGATCATGTTCGCCGTGCCGTCACCGGGTGGTCGCGTCGTCGACTCTGCATAGCTGTTGAACACACCAAGGAGGGCATTGGCGTACGGGTGACCAGTGTCGAGCGGGTTGTTCGTATTTCGCCCAAAGTCGAAGGAGCCGGCGAACTCGCCGGTGTGCCCTTCCTGGTTTCTCACCCACTCCGCGTAAACGCCCGTCTTGATGGTGTGAGCGCCACGCGTCCACGTGAGCGTGTTGGCCAGGTTCAGGAACGTGTCGGCGCCCGTCAACGGGAAACGTCCGTCGTATGAGATGTTCGCCGGCGACTCGATGCCGCCGAAGCTGGCGCGCGGGACAATGTCGAGCGGGTTCAGCTCCGGATTGAATTGTCCCAGATCGAAGCCCGTGAATTGTCGCGTGACGCGCTCGAGCCCGTCCGCGCTCAAGACCGGGCCGTCTTCAGTGCTGTATCGGCCGCCAAACGTCACCTCGTTGACGAGGCTCGACGACAGGATGCGCGTGTAGTTGCCAACCGCCCCTCTGTCGCGGAACGTGTAGTGGGCGCCGACGAGGCCCCAGTTGGACGCGCCGGCCGGCACGGCAAAGCCCTTGTTGTCCGCGAACCAGTCCAGATACCGGACGTACATCGCATCCTTCTCGTTCGGCCGATAGTCCACCCGAGCGAGGTGCTGTCGCTTCGGTACCTCGACGCTCTCCTGGAACACGTAGTTGTACTTGCCCTCCGTCAAGCCACGGTCGAGTCGATTCGGCATGGGCAGCACACCGAGCAAAGCCTGACCGTTCGACTCGAGACGATCGGCCGGTATGCGGTTGCCTGGAAACGGCTCTCCCGTGAGCGGATCGCGGATGACCATGAGTTGGCCGTCGAGGTTGTGCGTCTGTGAGAAGTCGCCCTGCCGCTCGCGCTCGGTTGGTGTCGTGACCTGCCGGAGGCCCTGCGGATTCTCGATGTCGGCGTTCTCGAAGGAGTAGAAGAAGAAGAGTTTTC
Coding sequences:
- a CDS encoding TonB-dependent receptor plug domain-containing protein — protein: MRHLDESDQSTWCSENDVAVTVGQAGGCAGGGGSMQVVRSRWVQLTTLALVLALPVSLHAQLTSGSIAGRVVDETGGVLPGATVTLLDERSGDTRSSVTSETGEFLFPALQPATYTLTIELDSFAPYQLNSLVLPAGETLSLGGIELKAGGLTETVNVTAEGSFVQTRSSERSALLDSTQMQMLSARGRDPMEIVQTLPGVQYRGPSESAGSGLGTSAPSIGGNRNTWNTMAVDGLVGNDLGSPQDFSSTVSFDAISEIRVQLNNYQAEHGRNAGALVSIVTKSGTRDFTGSAYWYKRNEALNANSFFNNKNDVEKPLYRYDTAGFTLGGPVAVPGWFNQDRRKLFFFYSFENADIENPQGLRQVTTPTERERQGDFSQTHNLDGQLMVIRDPLTGEPFPGNRIPADRLESNGQALLGVLPMPNRLDRGLTEGKYNYVFQESVEVPKRQHLARVDYRPNEKDAMYVRYLDWFADNKGFAVPAGASNWGLVGAHYTFRDRGAVGNYTRILSSSLVNEVTFGGRYSTEDGPVLSADGLERVTRQFTGFDLGQFNPELNPLDIVPRASFGGIESPANISYDGRFPLTGADTFLNLANTLTWTRGAHTIKTGVYAEWVRNQEGHTGEFAGSFDFGRNTNNPLDTGHPYANALLGVFNSYAESTTRPPGDGTANMIEWFAQDTWRLPRVTLDYGVRFAYYTHYVARAGLGAAFALERYDPDAAPPLFEPALLDGRRVGRNPVTGEFVPVGLIGGLVPGSGDPVNGMVTSDDPSYPDSFMDQPSVLAEPRVGFSWDVNGDGQTAVRGGFGIFHNMRNTGNRVWAASRNPPIQFTPSIPNSTFDDLLEFQSGGVLFPSGVQGFERDIRTPVLYSFTLGVQRDIGWNTVVDAAYVGSRGERLPQSRSINNVPYGARFLSANQDVTTGTPLSDNFYRPFPGYAGITFYENSGESNYDALQVQVNRRFTQGFQFGVAYTLSRSRDMGSGDGAGLPLYQDARDWSYSLSGYDQTHVAVINYTWDLPRASRLWNNVLVAALLDNWQLSGITAFASGTPTGVGFSTTDEADIAGGGDGTRIGVTGDPRLSSGERSLESWFDTSVFRRPEKGEVPPRSEHGNQRRDIIRNPGWHNWDLTLFKNIPFGDRRALQLRWEVYNLFNHTQFSSIDTGADFDEEGNQVNERFGEVTGTRQPRVMQASLRFSW